In Salinigranum marinum, one DNA window encodes the following:
- the rad50 gene encoding DNA double-strand break repair ATPase Rad50 codes for MRFDRLRLTNFKPYADADLSLNDGVTVIHGLNGSGKSSLLDACFFALYGARALDETLDDLVTTGAEEAEIDLWFTHDGVSYHVHRRLRRSGERIQTADCTLDGPDATYDGARDVRDRIAGMLRMDADAFVNCAYVRQGEVNKLINATPTERGTMLDDLLQLGKLEEYRERAGQARLGVEDVRSEKRGALDQLDATIDEYEARELPETLNTLRSQRSEVDAKIERYEDQRERARETLDEATDVLDAHEETREELARLDDEIDDLEAAVRETEAERDDIRDRLGTERERIDGLGDEIDDRLAGTDLDDAAPEAIDARVETLSSQADERREEAADGRTRAKALETQAENLASKVDDLASRATEKRERASELEGDAETAAAELDERREQLADLESEADELRASFETEPVEPGEAASHLESLRERLDEIRERRGEVAAALEAARSRVEEAERLREAGKCPECGQPVEGSPHVERLADDRDRVAELEAELADCEADREECEAAIDEAEELVDREGRIESISERRSTLAQLVDDRAESVAETRDRAVRLREEAEELDSQASEAREASETQAERAETVRAEAAETTAEAERLDERVERLTELAEIVDERAEAAATVERLRERRERLADLNAERNDRLQEKRERRRELAAAVDEETVADARENKQRAETYIQQADETLTELQERRDALQSRIGSVESELDQLDSLREERDALAARVDGLDSLHDETEALEAMYGDLRADLRQRNVETLGRMLNETFDLVYGNDAYSHIRLDGEYELTVFQKDGTELAPDQLSGGERALFNLSLRCAIYRLLAEGIDGAAPMPPLILDEPTVFLDSGHVSRLVDLVDEMRSLGVRQIVIVSHDDELVGAADDLVRVEKNPTSNRSAVERVDDPTLAAVGAGPEPE; via the coding sequence GTGAGGTTCGACCGGCTCCGGCTCACGAACTTCAAGCCGTACGCCGACGCCGACCTCTCGCTCAACGACGGCGTGACGGTAATCCACGGGCTGAACGGGAGCGGGAAGTCCTCGCTCCTGGACGCGTGTTTCTTCGCGCTGTACGGCGCGCGGGCGCTCGACGAGACGCTCGACGACCTCGTCACGACGGGCGCCGAGGAGGCCGAGATCGACCTGTGGTTCACCCACGACGGCGTCTCCTACCACGTCCACCGCCGGCTCAGACGGTCGGGCGAGCGCATCCAGACCGCGGACTGCACGCTCGATGGCCCCGACGCGACGTACGACGGGGCGCGCGACGTGCGCGACCGGATCGCGGGGATGCTCCGGATGGACGCCGACGCGTTCGTCAACTGCGCGTACGTCCGTCAGGGCGAGGTGAACAAGCTCATCAACGCCACGCCCACCGAGCGAGGGACGATGCTCGACGACCTCCTCCAGCTAGGCAAACTGGAGGAGTACCGCGAGCGCGCCGGCCAGGCGCGGCTCGGCGTCGAGGACGTCCGGAGCGAGAAGCGCGGCGCGCTCGACCAGCTCGACGCGACGATCGACGAGTACGAAGCGCGAGAGCTCCCCGAGACGCTGAACACCCTCCGGAGCCAGCGGTCGGAGGTCGACGCGAAGATCGAGCGGTACGAGGACCAGCGCGAGCGCGCACGAGAGACGCTCGACGAGGCGACGGACGTCCTCGACGCCCACGAGGAGACCCGCGAGGAGCTGGCGCGCCTCGACGACGAGATCGACGACCTCGAAGCGGCGGTTCGGGAGACGGAGGCCGAACGCGACGACATCCGCGACCGCCTCGGCACCGAGCGCGAGCGGATCGACGGCCTCGGCGACGAGATCGACGACCGGCTGGCCGGCACCGACCTCGACGACGCCGCGCCGGAGGCGATCGACGCACGCGTCGAGACGCTGTCGTCGCAGGCCGACGAGCGACGCGAGGAGGCGGCCGACGGGCGAACGCGGGCGAAGGCGCTGGAGACGCAGGCGGAGAACCTCGCGTCGAAGGTCGACGATCTGGCCTCGCGTGCGACCGAGAAGCGCGAGCGGGCGTCGGAGCTCGAGGGGGACGCCGAGACCGCCGCGGCGGAACTCGACGAGCGACGCGAGCAGCTCGCTGACCTCGAATCGGAGGCCGACGAACTCCGTGCGAGCTTCGAGACGGAGCCCGTCGAGCCCGGCGAAGCGGCGTCACACCTCGAATCACTCCGGGAGCGCCTCGACGAGATCCGGGAGCGGCGGGGGGAGGTCGCCGCCGCGCTCGAAGCCGCCCGAAGCCGCGTCGAGGAGGCGGAACGCCTCCGCGAGGCGGGCAAGTGTCCCGAGTGCGGACAGCCCGTCGAGGGCTCGCCGCACGTCGAGCGGCTGGCGGACGACCGTGACCGCGTCGCGGAGCTCGAAGCCGAGTTGGCCGACTGCGAGGCCGACCGCGAGGAGTGTGAGGCGGCGATCGACGAGGCCGAAGAACTCGTCGACCGCGAGGGCCGGATCGAGTCGATCAGTGAGCGGCGGTCGACGCTCGCGCAACTGGTCGACGACCGCGCCGAGAGCGTCGCGGAGACGCGCGACCGCGCCGTCCGGCTGCGCGAGGAGGCCGAGGAGCTCGACTCGCAGGCGAGCGAGGCACGAGAGGCGAGCGAGACGCAGGCCGAACGTGCGGAGACGGTCCGCGCGGAGGCCGCCGAAACCACGGCAGAAGCCGAGCGGCTGGACGAACGGGTCGAGCGGTTGACCGAACTCGCCGAGATCGTCGACGAGCGCGCCGAGGCGGCCGCGACCGTCGAGCGGCTGCGCGAGCGGCGCGAGCGGCTGGCCGACCTGAACGCCGAACGGAACGACCGACTGCAGGAGAAGCGCGAACGCCGCCGCGAACTGGCCGCGGCGGTCGACGAGGAGACCGTCGCGGACGCGCGGGAGAACAAACAGCGGGCCGAGACGTACATCCAGCAGGCCGACGAGACCCTCACGGAGCTACAGGAGCGCCGCGACGCGCTCCAGAGTCGGATCGGGAGCGTCGAGAGCGAACTCGACCAGCTCGACAGCCTCCGCGAGGAGCGCGACGCGCTCGCCGCGCGGGTCGACGGGCTGGACTCGCTCCACGACGAGACCGAGGCGCTGGAGGCGATGTACGGCGACCTCCGCGCCGACCTCCGCCAGCGGAACGTCGAGACGCTCGGGCGGATGCTGAACGAGACGTTCGATCTCGTCTACGGCAACGACGCCTACTCGCACATCCGGCTCGACGGCGAGTACGAACTCACGGTGTTCCAGAAAGACGGCACCGAACTCGCACCCGACCAGCTCTCGGGTGGCGAGCGAGCGCTGTTCAACCTTTCACTGAGATGTGCCATCTACCGCCTCCTCGCGGAAGGGATCGACGGCGCGGCCCCGATGCCGCCGCTCATCCTCGATGAGCCCACCGTCTTCCTCGACTCCGGCCACGTCTCCCGGCTCGTCGATCTGGTCGACGAGATGCGCTCGCTCGGCGTCAGACAGATCGTGATCGTGAGCCACGACGACGAACTCGTCGGCGCGGCCGACGACCTCGTCCGCGTCGAGAAGAACCCGACGTCGAACCGCTCGGCCGTCGAACGGGTCGACGACCCGACCCTCGCGGCTGTCGGCGCGGGCCCCGAACCGGAGTAG
- a CDS encoding DUF7346 family protein — protein sequence MRTVCDTDGTRYLLVKRSSESSLVRDPETGEKRYLPNGELTVLDGASALDVAAAGVPDSIRRVVTAAHTEQALGLLVELADRGPIGIRELLSAYDLCESDLHGLLLEFRAAGLVEERDVAGERGYDATETTREAVAVLRP from the coding sequence ATGCGAACGGTGTGCGACACGGACGGGACGCGGTATCTCCTCGTGAAGCGGTCGAGCGAGTCGAGCCTCGTCCGCGACCCCGAGACGGGCGAAAAACGGTATCTCCCGAACGGGGAACTCACGGTCCTCGACGGCGCGTCGGCGCTCGACGTCGCCGCCGCTGGCGTCCCCGACTCGATCAGACGCGTCGTGACGGCCGCCCACACGGAGCAGGCGCTCGGGCTATTGGTCGAACTCGCCGACCGGGGGCCGATCGGGATCCGCGAACTCCTCTCGGCGTACGACCTCTGTGAGTCCGATCTCCACGGGCTGTTGCTGGAGTTCCGCGCGGCGGGCCTCGTCGAGGAACGCGACGTGGCCGGCGAGCGCGGCTACGACGCGACCGAGACGACCCGCGAGGCCGTAGCCGTCTTGCGTCCGTAG
- a CDS encoding DUF7331 family protein encodes MSDPTRADRRDRSDDHDPAVDIETYEVDDGVVFFDAENPLAWVEASAAIRLKDAA; translated from the coding sequence ATGTCAGACCCGACTCGTGCCGACAGGCGGGATCGCTCCGACGACCACGACCCGGCCGTCGACATCGAGACATACGAGGTCGACGACGGCGTCGTCTTCTTCGACGCCGAGAACCCGCTCGCGTGGGTCGAAGCCAGCGCGGCGATCCGACTCAAGGACGCCGCCTGA
- a CDS encoding DNA polymerase domain-containing protein yields the protein MDQTDFGDFSTPTEAADDGGGDGDHPTESGGDGDRPDESAIAQAVAGNGGPQVTEVVADDRAGYPEADGVVDLMVTQVDYTIEGQGRDEYPVIHVFGRTPDNEPEHVRVLGFEPYFYAPTETLSDADLDRDVITRTEEGYESIRGESLTKICTRTPRDVGQIRDDFEHYEADILFPNRLLIDKDVGSGIRVPARRLESGSVQVPHEEVEAHDVDADLRVNTFDIEVDDRNGFPEDGEEPVVCLTSHDSYRDQYVVWHAVAPEGNGESVEALTGYDPLGEGIDVEVRSFADEDAMLDAFLAYIEETDPDVLTGWNFEDFDAPYLLDRLEVRNPRTDRDLAIERLSRVGEVWRGGWGGPDVKGRVVFDLLYAYKRTQFTELESYRLDAVGELELDAGKERYSGDIGDLWEQEPERLLEYNLRDVELCVEIDRKQEVIAFWDEVRSFVGCKLEDAPTPGDTVDIYVLHKVHDEFALPSKGTVESEEYEGGAVFEPIVGVKENVTVLDLKSLYPMCMVTINASPETKVDPETYGGETYRAPNGTHFRREPDGIIREMVDELLDEREQKKALRNDHDPDSQAYEQFDRQQAAVKVIMNSLYGVLGWDRFRLYDKEMGAAITATGREVIQFTEEVASGLDYQVAYGDSVTGDRPIVVKDPSDTVRILPIRELFARGEHTSDRSLLVTADGGPVASAELGKERRMIEGWEALSVSDKGNAEWQPITQAIRHETDKSVVTLQHKFGESTTTRDHSYVVERDGRLVERSPNDVESPLRVPGVPDVTERDSVDVYEALRGYEREHLDGRSVGANEANKEVKRVQANDDWVWFGHGHHVHQSKTVRVRRYIDLESEDGQALIRLLAAYVSEGSASTVETTDTKCGASIAESRGDWLEQLQTDYHRLFDNTTASISASDTRTERSVEYSTEGGQASTTYDDRTFKLQMMNELAAVFFGEFAGQTSRKKRVPSFVYHLPDDLQGLFLDVLVEGDGSQVFPRYTDECAERHFDFETTSRELAGGLSMLLTQQNRKHSLKYRESNASYTIRTCDDYRDGRDPVLTDVDYNGYVYDLSVENNENFVDAVGGIVLHNTDSVMLELGPDVSKQEAIDQSFELEAEINAAYDQFARDRLGADDHRFQIEFEKLYRRFFQAGKKKRYAGHIVWKEGKDVDDIDITGFEYKRSDIAPVTKEVQREVIEMIVTGEPTDEIKTYVNGIIADFSDGHLSLDDVGVPGGIGKRLTAYETDTAHVRGAKYANLLLGTNFGRGSKPKHLYLAKVHPDFWQRIESNHPEIADDPLYLAFKRDPDVICFEYADQVPEEFVVDWDKMLDKTLKGPISRVIEALGMSWDEVKSGQQQTGLGSFM from the coding sequence ATGGATCAGACGGACTTCGGTGACTTCTCCACACCCACCGAGGCGGCGGACGACGGCGGGGGTGACGGCGATCACCCGACCGAGTCCGGCGGTGATGGGGATCGCCCGGACGAGTCGGCCATCGCGCAGGCGGTCGCCGGGAACGGCGGGCCACAGGTCACGGAGGTGGTCGCGGACGACCGGGCGGGCTACCCCGAGGCCGACGGTGTCGTCGATCTGATGGTCACGCAGGTCGACTACACCATCGAGGGCCAGGGGCGCGACGAGTACCCCGTCATCCACGTCTTCGGGCGGACGCCCGACAACGAACCCGAACACGTCCGCGTCCTCGGCTTCGAGCCCTACTTTTACGCGCCGACGGAGACGCTCTCCGACGCCGACCTCGACCGCGACGTCATCACCCGAACCGAGGAGGGGTACGAGAGCATCCGGGGGGAGTCGCTGACGAAGATCTGTACGCGGACGCCACGGGACGTCGGCCAGATCCGCGACGACTTCGAACACTACGAGGCGGACATCCTCTTCCCCAACCGGTTGCTCATCGACAAGGACGTCGGGAGCGGGATCCGCGTCCCGGCTCGACGGCTGGAGTCGGGATCGGTCCAGGTGCCACACGAGGAGGTCGAGGCGCACGACGTCGACGCCGACCTCCGCGTGAACACGTTCGACATCGAGGTCGACGACCGCAACGGCTTCCCCGAGGACGGCGAGGAGCCGGTCGTCTGTCTCACCAGCCACGACTCCTACCGGGACCAGTACGTCGTCTGGCACGCGGTCGCCCCTGAGGGCAACGGCGAGTCCGTCGAAGCGCTGACCGGGTACGACCCGCTCGGCGAAGGGATCGACGTGGAGGTCCGGTCGTTCGCCGACGAGGACGCGATGCTCGACGCCTTCCTCGCCTACATCGAGGAGACCGACCCCGACGTCCTGACCGGGTGGAACTTCGAGGACTTCGACGCCCCCTACCTGTTGGACCGTCTGGAGGTGCGGAACCCCCGGACCGACCGTGATCTCGCCATCGAACGGCTCTCGCGGGTCGGCGAGGTGTGGCGCGGCGGTTGGGGTGGTCCCGACGTGAAGGGTCGCGTGGTGTTCGACCTGCTGTACGCGTACAAGCGGACGCAGTTCACCGAACTCGAATCGTACAGGCTCGACGCCGTCGGCGAGCTCGAACTCGACGCGGGCAAAGAGCGGTACTCGGGCGACATCGGCGACCTCTGGGAGCAAGAGCCGGAACGCCTGCTGGAGTACAACCTCCGCGACGTCGAACTCTGTGTCGAGATCGACCGCAAGCAGGAGGTCATCGCTTTCTGGGACGAGGTGCGATCGTTCGTCGGCTGCAAACTCGAAGACGCTCCCACGCCGGGAGATACGGTCGACATCTACGTCCTCCACAAGGTCCACGACGAGTTCGCCCTGCCGTCGAAAGGCACGGTAGAAAGCGAAGAGTACGAGGGTGGTGCGGTGTTCGAGCCCATCGTCGGCGTCAAGGAGAACGTCACGGTGCTCGACCTCAAGTCGCTGTACCCGATGTGTATGGTGACGATCAACGCCTCGCCGGAGACGAAGGTCGACCCCGAGACGTACGGGGGCGAGACGTACCGTGCACCCAACGGCACCCACTTCCGGCGGGAGCCGGACGGGATCATCCGGGAGATGGTCGACGAACTCTTGGATGAGCGCGAGCAGAAGAAGGCGCTGCGGAACGACCACGACCCCGACTCCCAGGCGTACGAGCAGTTCGACCGCCAGCAAGCGGCGGTGAAAGTCATCATGAACTCGCTGTACGGCGTGCTGGGCTGGGACCGCTTCCGGCTGTACGACAAGGAGATGGGTGCGGCGATCACCGCCACCGGGCGCGAGGTGATCCAGTTCACCGAGGAAGTGGCGAGCGGACTGGACTACCAGGTCGCGTACGGGGACAGCGTGACCGGGGACCGACCGATCGTCGTCAAAGATCCCAGCGACACTGTCCGTATCCTCCCTATTCGAGAACTGTTCGCTCGCGGCGAACACACGTCGGATCGTTCCCTGCTCGTCACGGCCGACGGCGGACCCGTCGCGAGCGCGGAACTGGGAAAGGAACGTCGGATGATCGAAGGGTGGGAGGCGCTCTCGGTTAGTGATAAAGGGAACGCGGAGTGGCAACCGATCACGCAGGCGATCCGACACGAGACCGACAAGTCAGTCGTGACTCTCCAGCACAAGTTCGGCGAATCGACGACGACGCGAGACCACTCGTACGTCGTCGAGCGCGATGGTCGCCTCGTCGAGCGTTCGCCGAACGATGTCGAGAGCCCGCTCCGTGTCCCGGGCGTGCCCGACGTGACCGAAAGGGACTCTGTCGACGTGTACGAGGCACTCCGAGGCTATGAACGCGAGCATCTCGATGGGCGAAGCGTCGGCGCGAACGAGGCCAATAAGGAAGTCAAGCGCGTTCAGGCGAACGACGATTGGGTGTGGTTCGGACACGGACACCACGTTCACCAGTCTAAAACGGTCCGAGTCAGGCGGTATATCGACCTCGAAAGCGAGGACGGGCAAGCGCTGATCAGACTGCTCGCGGCGTACGTGTCGGAAGGGAGCGCCTCGACGGTCGAGACGACCGATACCAAGTGTGGAGCGAGTATCGCCGAGTCACGGGGCGATTGGCTCGAACAGCTTCAGACCGACTATCACCGACTATTCGACAACACGACTGCGAGTATCTCCGCCAGTGACACCCGGACCGAGCGCTCCGTCGAGTACAGCACGGAGGGCGGGCAGGCGTCGACCACGTACGACGACCGGACATTCAAACTCCAGATGATGAACGAACTCGCGGCCGTGTTCTTCGGCGAGTTCGCCGGCCAGACCTCCCGAAAAAAACGTGTCCCATCGTTCGTCTACCACCTCCCCGATGACCTCCAAGGACTGTTCCTCGACGTACTCGTCGAAGGCGACGGGTCACAGGTGTTCCCGAGGTACACGGACGAGTGTGCCGAGCGTCACTTCGACTTCGAAACCACGAGTCGGGAACTCGCAGGGGGGCTCTCGATGCTCCTCACGCAGCAAAATCGGAAGCACTCATTGAAGTACCGTGAGTCGAACGCGTCGTACACGATTCGGACGTGCGACGACTACCGCGATGGACGGGATCCGGTCCTGACCGATGTCGACTACAACGGGTACGTTTACGATCTGAGCGTCGAGAACAACGAGAACTTCGTCGACGCTGTCGGCGGGATCGTACTGCACAACACCGATTCGGTCATGCTCGAACTCGGCCCCGACGTCTCCAAGCAGGAGGCGATCGATCAGTCGTTCGAGTTGGAGGCGGAGATCAACGCCGCGTACGACCAGTTCGCCCGCGATCGACTCGGGGCGGACGACCACCGCTTCCAGATCGAGTTCGAGAAGCTCTACCGGCGGTTCTTCCAGGCGGGCAAGAAGAAACGCTACGCGGGCCACATCGTCTGGAAGGAGGGTAAGGACGTCGACGACATCGACATCACCGGCTTCGAGTACAAGCGGTCGGACATCGCGCCTGTCACCAAGGAGGTCCAGCGGGAGGTCATCGAGATGATCGTCACCGGGGAACCGACCGACGAGATCAAGACGTACGTCAACGGGATCATCGCGGACTTCTCCGACGGCCACCTCTCGCTCGACGACGTGGGCGTCCCCGGCGGGATCGGCAAGCGGCTCACGGCGTACGAGACCGACACGGCTCACGTGAGGGGGGCGAAGTACGCCAACCTCCTGCTCGGGACGAACTTCGGCCGCGGGTCGAAGCCGAAACACCTGTATCTCGCGAAGGTCCACCCGGACTTCTGGCAGCGGATCGAGTCGAACCACCCCGAGATCGCGGACGACCCGCTCTACCTGGCGTTCAAGCGCGATCCCGACGTCATCTGCTTCGAATACGCCGACCAGGTACCCGAGGAGTTCGTGGTCGACTGGGACAAGATGCTCGACAAGACGCTGAAAGGACCGATCTCCCGCGTCATCGAGGCGCTCGGCATGTCGTGGGACGAGGTGAAAAGCGGCCAGCAACAGACCGGACTCGGATCGTTCATGTAG